CTTCTTCAAACATAGAGGTCAAAATTAAATATATCAATCTTAGGCAAGGAGATTAATACATAATCAGAAGATAAAACATATATGCAACACTGCTGAATTCATATAAtgcataaaaaattaatattttctgaaaatgcagTGTTTTGACCTGTATTCCATGCAGAGCTTTCTCAGATGAATTGCAAAGGAAATCTTGGCAGGTTATGTTGAAATCAGCCCTTAAAGGATTTACAAGTTGACCAAAGCCATACACAGCCACTGGCTGTGACTGTTGGGTGTTACCCCTTAACGCTGCCCTTCTTACCTTGGAGAAAGCAATGTACTTTACTCACTTACACAGGAGATCTTCCATTCATCTGGCACAGTATTCCTGTGTGCTGATTCTTCCCCCTGTGTAGCAGTTCTTCCCCTTCAGGGAGCACCACTGGGTGCAGACAGCTCCGTTTCCCAAGTTAAGTCCAACCTGATGCTGCTtgctctgtccatccctggagaGAGGTGCTCCGGCAACAAGGGAAGCCAAGTGGACTTCAAGCAGCCATGCAGAGGCCCCAGTTTATATCCTCCCATCCCAAGTCAATGCAAGTTAAATAGCATGGAATATAAACTGTGGGACCTCGGGATTTCCCTCCTCTGTGAGTCACCCTTCCTAGCTAGAGACAGATAGGAGTAGGGAAAGGCAGTCATTGCTTTAGGCACTTGAGTATAACCCATCCATGGATGTCAGAGTAAACCCTTAGGCTAGCAGCGGAAAACCCAGCATAACATTTGCCTTTGTTATCAGGCAGTccaattttttttgtctgacAGCCCTCAAACAAAATTTTTAGCCCCAGATAGTATAGCAATATATTTGATGGTTTTTATGGCTGACTGACGGTGAACTGAGCTGCAATGGGAAAGCAAAATGTTTACACAATAAACCCATAAACCATTTTGTGATCACTAATGAGCATTCTTAAGATTTTACTGCTGCTGATCAGAAACCTAATTCATTGGAACTGGTCATTCACTATActatacaaaggaaaaaagaaagtcaCTGGTCCTTCACGTTCTGAAAAGGGGAATGTGATAGTAGTGGTCATCCTCAGTCAGGAGAGCAATCTCATTCCATTCCCTTCGGTATTCAGCTGGATACTTCACTTGAAATTCCTCAGTATTAAACCTATGCAGTCTGTAAACTCGTATCTTTACTTCAAATAAGTATCCAAGAAGAGACAGTTCAAcctaaaaatgaaagaaatctgTAAGACATTTATTTCTAGGCTTCAAAAACTAAGCTGAAGGTAATCCAAGTTAAGGCAAGTCATTTAGCTTCAAAACAGCAGACAAAGAAGACAAGTCACACAGCTGACTGGGGAGCAAGAAAGGAATAGCTGTTACCAAGACTGACACAACCTGAAAAAATGGGAAGCCTGCCACCTTGTGATCACTAGCTACATATGGAAAACATTACAGCACAAGCAAAAAGTTTCTTGGTTCTTCACATATATGAAACTAGAGAACTAGCATCTTCATTGATACTTCTTGCAATGGATTGCTtaatcaggggaaaaaaaaaaggtttgggAAAAGTTCATATCCTTGGGCATAGCCAGACAGAGCAGAACTTTGACCAGTTATAATCAAACTGCTCCTAAATCTGACTGCATCATGTAACAATTGACTTGATAACTGAAATTGattgtaaaaaataatttcagccaCCTGAAAGTGAAACCATTTGCAGAGTGGCAGTGTGGAGCACTGAACTTCTCACTAATTATaaaacaggaaacaaaaagCTTAACTTATAAAGGTGATTAGTAGAGCTCTTACTACCTACTCTTAATAGGCATTAGATCTCAGGTGAACCAAAGGGTGGGAAGAAAAAAGTGATGCTACAGGATGTGGCATAGCGGAACAGataggaaaagcaaaacaactgGTCAGAACAGCATCATCTAAAACTATTTTACATATCAAAGTTATTACTGTTCTAAAGTAGGTCTTATTGATAACCTGTAGCATTTATTTTCGGTCCACTCTTActgcagttttttttttcccctggaagaTAAATGGCTATCCTCAGTTCACTTCCCCACatctcaaaggaaaaaaaaatgggccAGCTATCATGGATGATGTATAATATAATCACCTGATCACTACAAAGATGGAGTaagttttgtggtttttcatCTATATCCTTACCTGGTCTAAGCAAATAGAGTCCCCTATGGAGTTCAGATGATTCATCATGAAACTCAGAGGGTCAGACGAAGAGTCACGATCAAAGAGAAGGTTAAAAAGGTTGTGTACAGGTTTGCCCCTGCTCTTTATCTGCTCATAGGCTTCGACAACTTCATAGAGCATGATGAATTTTATGGCCTCATAAAGTTTGTATTCCTTGCTTTCATCAGAAAATAGTGTATTACACATGCTTCCTCTTTCTTCGTGATCTCTTGTAGCACTTATTTCAGCCCACTGGAAAGCACACAGAAAAAGAATATCAGCAAAATTATTAAGAATTCTATTTAACACAAAAGATGGCAAAATAGGAACAGAAACCTGGTCTAAGTGTAAAGCAGCTATTAATCGACAGAGCCCAGGCACAACAGcatttgcaggcagcagcccccagTCTGATCAAGGCCAAAGGTTTGAGGTACAACAAGGCCAAGTGTCGGGCCCTGCCTGGGTGACAACaaccccaggctgtgctacaggctgggggcagagtggctgcaaAGTGGCTGAGAGGAAAAGAGTGGAAAAGGCAGAGTGCTGGtccagcagctgaacatgagccagcagtgcccaggtggccaagaaggccaatggcacccTGGCCTGTAccagcaatggtgtggccagccggagcagggcagggattgtccccctgcactcagcactgctgaggccacacctcaaatcctgggTTCACTTCTTGTCCCTCTCTAtgagaaggacattgaggggctggagtgtgtccagagaagggcagtggagctggtgaagggtctggagcacaagtctgatgagaagcagctgagggagctgggggtgtttagcctggagaaaacaAGGCTGAAGGGGAAATCTTATCACACTCTACAACTACCAAAAAGGagggtgtagccaggtgggaGGGTGGTCTTTTCTCCCAGCTAACATGTCatagaataaaagaaaaaggccTGAAGTTTTGCCAGGGGAGATTTTGAATGGATACCAGGAGAAAATTCTTCATCAAAAGTGTtatcaagcattggaacaggcagTCCAGGGAAATGGttgagtcactgtccctggagatatttaaaattataaatgtagCCCTTGTGGGCACGGTTTAGTGCTGGGTTAATAGTTCAACTTAACAAtcctaaaggtcttttccaaactaaatgattctgtgatgatggaggtgggaaaggcagcaaaGAACCCTGTTAGTAAAAACAGGCAGAAATCCATCTCACTGGCCAAACACCAtctttactaaaaaaaaaaaaaaaaaaaaaaaagaagctagGAGCTATACACCCCAGTAATAGCATAAGGCATCACAGAGTTGCTTTGAAACAATTTGTTAATTGTAATGATTTATTCATTCTTTTAACTTGAaacttttttcttaaaaatgcaGATTAAACGCTTCATGCACTACCATCAGCTAAAAGAACTTCAACAAGCTAAAAATGAAAGCCAAATAACCCAGCACTGGGAAATGCAAAGAACTACCCAAGAACAAAATGATAACTGCACCTTACAACTACCAGGCCCACCTCAAGAAGATGCAGCTGTCACTTTGGCACAGCAAGGGTGCAGGCAAGGGACCAAATCATCTGTTTTAatcccctctttttctttctcatgcTTTGTTTCTAGAGCTTAAATTAgtctgtttggggttttgttttattttttttttttttttaattaacaacTACTATCACTGCAGATGCACAGAAACCCCAGAGGAGCTCAAGAAAGGTGCAAGGTCTTGACAGGCCAACTCTTTATCTCTCTTTCAGAAGGCTTTGGGGCTACTAAATCTCCTCATGTtctaaatattaattatattaaataagaatattataatataattattatattaaatatgaATTATAGTCCTGGGTTGGGTATGATGGCAATCTGGCAATGCTGAGCAGAGGGGGCAGTGAGGCTGACAGGTATTTGCAATCAAGTGCAAGCTTACAGAGAGAAATTATAGCAAAAATGGATAATTAAAACATTTAATGGGGATAGAAGCAAAGAAAATACAATCGTTTTAGGAGAAAATGCATTGTTTGTTTACTCCTTTCCAGCTGGGAGAGAACCTAGAAGCATCACATACACCATGTTTACTTTTAATCAAAATGATGAGATACTTCAGGAGGCACTTGATGGCAAGGACTAGCTGTGGGGACGGTGGCCTCCCTAACTTGCAGGGAACCCCTGAGTACTTGGCCTAGTGGATCACCAAAACCTGGATTCCCCTGCAGGAGAGGCAATGGCCCTCCCAGCAACTCAGCAGTGTGAACCTGGGAGGGAGGCTGGCTGCCCCACAAATATACAACCAGGAGAAGTTCCTTAACTCTGTCTGAACCCAATTCTCAAGGCTTTTATTCCTCCCAACCATTTCCCAGATACTCACGTTTGTCTTTAAGGCCTCCATACACTTGCGCAGCTTCCCAAAGGCATTGGGACCAGTGTATCTTTCTGGCCCAAAACTGTACTGCTGAATCCAGTTACAGCCTTGAGAATACAAAAGCTTTTCAgggagctggggaaaaaaataaaaggcaagcTAATCATAACCATAGCAAGAAGCAGAGTATAAGGTTATATAAACTTGTCTACATATAATTTATGATGTGGTTCTATCAGCTGTTTGTACAGTTCAAACAACAAAGTAAATGGACCTCACAATTCAAATGCTACAAAGGAGGAGCCACTTAACTGCCAAGTCCTTAAGAAACTTTTAAAACAGGGCCAGCCAAAAAGAATAAGATGAAAATATGCCTTCAGCAAAATATATAACCCCCACTCTGGAAAAGCTGGATACTTCCAAATTCAGTGAGGTATTTAGGATTACAGACACCTTCCAGTCCACACATACATCTCTACAGGCAAAAGCTATAGATCCCACCTCCCTGTCACTGTCTCCTGAAAAAGCTCCTGGAGTTCAGGGCACgatctctgctgctccagcaacATAGCAGCTCCTAAGTGAGCCACTGAACATTGCATGGATGTGGATGGGGAGGATGCAAATAACCTCTTGTGTTAAGGGAGTGACATCTAGCAGGGTAGCAGGAACATTCAAACATTCATCcacttttacctttttttttttttttttacattatttagACTCATGATCACATTGGTATATTTAGATTAGGGACAGATTTTCAATTAAATGCAGTTCAAATGGGTTTGAAAAACTTATCCTTGAATTCTGACAATGATTCTCCATTTTGACAGCCAGCACACCACTTTTCACATTGAACACAGCCTTCTTCTGCTGTGCATGGATAGCTAAAATGTGTTCATTTAGGAAATGAATTTTACCTTCAATATATCTCTTTCCTTCATCCACGAAGGAAAAGGAATGCCTTGGCTGAATATCTGAAAAAGCACCGCTCTTATTACACTGTAGTTGTCCCTCCTGACTTGTCTCAGGTATTTGATATGACAGCTCCTAAACAATTCTTCATATGCCTAGAAACAGACCAAGAAAAATtaggaataaaaaatattaagccttggaaaaaaccccatgttGTTTGAAGTCCAATTCCAAACTACTCCCTCCCATAACAGGGAGCTAGGGAAACAAGGGAGTATATTTTTAAGATTTATATATGCAGAAATGATAAACACTGTGTTTTTGTAAACACCTTAGACTGGCGTTGCCCATTAAGAGTGATTCTGCATTCCTTCCAAACCCAGCAACTCGTTCAAGTCTCTGCACTGTTGCTGCTGTAAACATTCACATGGTCAACCAAATTAGAGCAGATCAACATAGATTTAACCTCAACCATTCTAACAATTTGCACTGACATgtgagatgcagcagcaaaaggGCAGGAATGAGTATACGGAGAAAACTACTTCTGGCAAAAAAACATCTCCTTACATTGTCCTGAATCCATGGTGCAACACTGACCTGAGGCAGAGCAGAtctggcagctctgtgctgaagTGAATGGCCCTCGGTCTATTTATACCCTGCATTACCACTGGCTGCCATCTGAGCCCTTGTTGAGACAATTCTGAGCTATAAACTGGCAGAGAATTAGGGAGAGGACTCTACAAGTCCCACAGGCTCCATCACTTCCAGTTTGCTTCCCGAAGGGGGCAGCAGGATGGTCTCAATTCCTCATCCTCGGTTTATCTTGGTTACTCCCTCACCCCATCCACCACCCCTTCTCAGCTGcactctgtcccctcacccttACTGTATCAGCTGAGATAGTAAGCCTATTAAACTCTTTCTGCTGAGGGAGTTTCCTGCTGCTTCAGCAAGCTTGAGGGCCTCACAGAAGCCTCTTTCTAGATGACCTGCTTTATCAGCTCACCATCTGGGTGTACCACATCCAAAAGAGGACTGGAGCCAgcacaaaagagggagaaggactgtttagctaggacaaggagagaaaaagggaggGACAAGACAAACATGGGATTGTTCCTTTTGGGAACAAGCAAGCATGATATGCTGGATCTCACAAGACCTCATCCTAAAATGTGCTCCTTACCATGGCAACTTCTACATGATGCAATCAGACATCCACTGACTGCTCCATATACAGGAGTCTCCTTCTCAGGTC
This genomic window from Zonotrichia albicollis isolate bZonAlb1 chromosome 1, bZonAlb1.hap1, whole genome shotgun sequence contains:
- the OTULINL gene encoding inactive ubiquitin thioesterase OTULINL isoform X1; amino-acid sequence: MLLQNVKKLGVTPEHRQYLTAGGAARVAVEMQNSAGDRPRDGRHEVWSWKAASKESLCLMWQKVKVQLMLSMSFLTAVFWYCRRLYSFLAQLLKRWSNYLQRQLIRNLSVLPEVDLLGYSAREWKGETKQAKQMREAYEELFRSCHIKYLRQVRRDNYSVIRAVLFQIFSQGIPFPSWMKERDILKLPEKLLYSQGCNWIQQYSFGPERYTGPNAFGKLRKCMEALKTNWAEISATRDHEERGSMCNTLFSDESKEYKLYEAIKFIMLYEVVEAYEQIKSRGKPVHNLFNLLFDRDSSSDPLSFMMNHLNSIGDSICLDQVELSLLGYLFEVKIRVYRLHRFNTEEFQVKYPAEYRREWNEIALLTEDDHYYHIPLFRT
- the OTULINL gene encoding inactive ubiquitin thioesterase OTULINL isoform X3 yields the protein MWQKVKVQLMLSMSFLTAVFWYCRRLYSFLAQLLKRWSNYLQRQLIRNLSVLPEVDLLGYSAREWKGETKQAKQMREAYEELFRSCHIKYLRQVRRDNYSVIRAVLFQIFSQGIPFPSWMKERDILKLPEKLLYSQGCNWIQQYSFGPERYTGPNAFGKLRKCMEALKTNWAEISATRDHEERGSMCNTLFSDESKEYKLYEAIKFIMLYEVVEAYEQIKSRGKPVHNLFNLLFDRDSSSDPLSFMMNHLNSIGDSICLDQVELSLLGYLFEVKIRVYRLHRFNTEEFQVKYPAEYRREWNEIALLTEDDHYYHIPLFRT
- the OTULINL gene encoding inactive ubiquitin thioesterase OTULINL isoform X2, which codes for MQRQHDRGASKNRNHFIEHKNRSRISSDRSVGRHEVWSWKAASKESLCLMWQKVKVQLMLSMSFLTAVFWYCRRLYSFLAQLLKRWSNYLQRQLIRNLSVLPEVDLLGYSAREWKGETKQAKQMREAYEELFRSCHIKYLRQVRRDNYSVIRAVLFQIFSQGIPFPSWMKERDILKLPEKLLYSQGCNWIQQYSFGPERYTGPNAFGKLRKCMEALKTNWAEISATRDHEERGSMCNTLFSDESKEYKLYEAIKFIMLYEVVEAYEQIKSRGKPVHNLFNLLFDRDSSSDPLSFMMNHLNSIGDSICLDQVELSLLGYLFEVKIRVYRLHRFNTEEFQVKYPAEYRREWNEIALLTEDDHYYHIPLFRT